In one Acomys russatus chromosome 15, mAcoRus1.1, whole genome shotgun sequence genomic region, the following are encoded:
- the Il2 gene encoding interleukin-2 translates to MYSMQLASCVALTLVLLVHSAPTSSSTEETGQHLEQLLLDLQVLERGINNYKNPKLPMMLRFKFYMPMKATEPKHLQCLEEELGALQSVLDLNQSKSFYLEDTGNFINNIRVTVAKLKGSENTFKCKFDDEPVTVVEFLRRWIAFCQSAISTMIQ, encoded by the exons ATGTACAGCATGCAGCTCGCATCCTGTGTTGCACTGACGCTCGTACTCCTTGTCCACAGCGCACCCACTTCAAGCTCTACAGAGGAAACGGGGCAGCACCTGGAGCAGTTATTGCTGGACTTACAGGTGCTTGAGAGAGGGATCAAT AATTACAAGAACCCGAAACTCCCCATGATGCTCAGGTTTAAATTTTACATGCCCATGAAG GCCACAGAACCGAAGCATCTTCAGTGCCTGGAAGAAGAACTTGGCGCTCTGCAGAGTGTGCTGGATTTGAATCAAAGCAAAAGCTTTTACTTAGAAGACACTGGGAATTTCATCAACAATATCAGAGTAACAGTTGCGAAACTAAAG gGCTCTGAAAACACATTCAAATGCAAATTCGACGATGAGCCAGTGACTGTGGTGGAGTTCCTGAGGAGATGGATTGCCTTCTGTCAAAGCGCCATCTCAACCATGATTCAATAA